The sequence CCAGCAAATCTTTTTGAAGTTGGCCGGCATGATTTAATGACTCAAAAGCCATTCCACCAGATAATGCCCCATCACCAATAACCACGACTATTTTCTTTGCCCCATCACCTTCAAATTCTTTCGCTATTGCCAAACCTAATCCGGCGGAGATAGAAGTGCTGGCATGACCGGTATTAAACACATCATAATACGATTCTTCTCGCTTGGGGAAACCTGATATTCCACCATATTGTCGTAATGTCTGAAACTGTGATTTTCTACCTGTAAGTAATTTATGGGCATAACATTGATGACCAACATCCCAGATAATTTTATCAACAGGGGTATTGTAAATATAATGAAGGGCAATAGTTAATTCTACCACTCCCAGATTAGAGGACAGATGTCCACCTGTGTTTGAAACGGTTTTGATTATCTCTTGCCGTATTTCATCTGCAATCTTTTTTAATTGGCTAATATTTAGTTTTTTAAGTTCTGCTGGAGAAGAAATCTCTTTAAGTAACTCCATTGTTCCCATCTTAATTTTATTATACACCATTTAATTAAAATTTGCAATAATTTTTTTTGTAACTGTTCACCGCACAGACACAGAGACTTAGAGAAAAACAGCGTCTCTGCGGTAAATTACCACCTGAACGGTTACGATATTTTTAAAAAATTCTCGGTCAGCCTCTTGACTTATGATAAAATTTCTGCTATCCTATTTTTTAGAAGGTGTAAAAATGACTAAACAGTTCAAAAGACCCAAAAAACAATTTCCTATTAGTCCAAAAAACAATTTCCTATTAGTAAAATAAGGAGGTAAAAATGTCAAAAAAAGTGGTAATGATAATTGCAGGGATAAATTTCCGTGATGAGGAATACAAGGTGCCAAGAGCGATTTTAGAAAAGGCAGGAGTAGAAATCAAGGTCGCTTCTTCAGTAACGAAGCCTTGCCGTGGAGTGTTAGGAATGACAGTCACGCCGGATATACTTATTAGCGAAATTAATGTTGGAGATTACGAGGCGATAATATTTGTTGGAGGAGGTGGGTCATCTGAATACTGGAATAATGAAACCGCCTTATCTATCGCCAGAGAGTGTATTAAGTTAGATAAACTTTTATGTGCCATTTGTATTGCTCCGGTTACATTAGCTAATGCAGGGGTCCTGAACGGCAAAAAGGCAACCGTTTTTTCTTCAGAAATAGCCAGATTAAAAAATAAAGGCGTCAATTACACCGGTAGAGATGTCGAAATTGATGGCAAAATTATCACGGCAAACGGTCCTGCCGCCGCAGGTAAATTTGGTGAAGCAATCGCTAAGGCTTTAGAGTAATGGTAACCATTCAGGTAATCCTTTACCGCAGAAACGCAGAGAGGAAAATATCTTTTTTTTTCGTGTTTTTCGCGTTTTTCGGTGTTTAAAAAGGCTTAAAAACAGTTAGTCGAAAATCCGTATTAAAAGATTAATAAACAACGAAAGGCCCGAAATGCACACAAAAAAGGAAATTTCGGGGCGGTTCCTTTTATCGTTTTTCCTATGATTTCTTTCGAATGTCACTTGTAAGCGTTCACAGAAAGTTGAAATTGGAAATTAGAAATTGGGCTTTTACTTCTTTCCCTAATTTCTAATTTCGAATTTCCAATTTTAACTTCATTTTCTAACCGCAATCTTTCAAACAAAAGTGAACCGTCCCGAAATTTCTGTCTCTGGTGAATAGATTTTAATTTTTTCTCTG is a genomic window of bacterium containing:
- a CDS encoding DJ-1/PfpI family protein, whose translation is MSKKVVMIIAGINFRDEEYKVPRAILEKAGVEIKVASSVTKPCRGVLGMTVTPDILISEINVGDYEAIIFVGGGGSSEYWNNETALSIARECIKLDKLLCAICIAPVTLANAGVLNGKKATVFSSEIARLKNKGVNYTGRDVEIDGKIITANGPAAAGKFGEAIAKALE